The proteins below are encoded in one region of Nocardioides marmorisolisilvae:
- a CDS encoding NAD(P)/FAD-dependent oxidoreductase, with translation MARSTSAVVVGAGIAGASTALALRRQGLAVTLVDAWEPGHAAAASGGEHRILRASHGTDELYARWSRDARVGWLQLAEQTGQELFVQCGAVMLAREGHTSWEDASRQTLTRLGIPHFVAPASELPARLPVLDSHGITYGLWEPEAGFVYARRATVATTEQFLHEGGVLRRGRVITDSREHPQLDGRPLEADVVVMACGAWMGGLFPRSVRRLVEVVRQNVIMIEPPAGETAYDHGSFPCWIDHGNNAYGIPAAGGYGFKAVLVWKQLSIDLDEEDRIVDATSIARTRRYISQRFPGLADRPISGMAVGQIANTIDTHFLIDRHPEHDRVILVAGDSGHLFKHGPVVGDYVAGLALRRYETDPRFRLGARGTIDPASRPQ, from the coding sequence ATGGCACGCAGTACGTCAGCAGTTGTCGTCGGCGCTGGGATCGCAGGCGCGTCCACAGCGCTGGCGCTGCGTCGCCAAGGCCTCGCCGTGACCCTCGTAGACGCGTGGGAGCCAGGCCATGCGGCAGCCGCGTCGGGCGGCGAGCACCGGATCCTGCGGGCGAGCCACGGCACCGACGAGCTGTACGCGCGGTGGAGCCGCGACGCACGCGTCGGGTGGCTGCAGCTGGCTGAACAGACCGGGCAGGAGCTGTTCGTTCAGTGCGGTGCCGTGATGCTTGCCCGTGAGGGCCACACCTCATGGGAAGACGCTAGCCGTCAGACCCTGACTCGGCTCGGCATCCCGCATTTCGTTGCACCGGCGAGCGAGCTTCCAGCCCGGCTCCCGGTGCTGGATTCCCACGGCATCACCTACGGCCTGTGGGAGCCGGAGGCGGGGTTCGTCTACGCCCGGCGAGCGACGGTTGCGACCACCGAGCAGTTCCTCCACGAAGGCGGTGTGCTGCGGCGTGGCCGGGTGATCACGGACAGCCGCGAGCATCCTCAACTCGACGGGCGACCGCTCGAGGCCGACGTCGTAGTGATGGCCTGCGGCGCGTGGATGGGCGGACTCTTCCCACGCTCGGTACGCCGTCTGGTCGAGGTGGTGCGCCAGAACGTGATCATGATCGAGCCGCCAGCAGGAGAGACGGCGTACGACCACGGCTCATTCCCGTGCTGGATCGACCATGGCAACAACGCCTACGGCATTCCCGCGGCGGGCGGCTACGGCTTCAAGGCGGTGCTGGTCTGGAAACAGCTCTCGATCGACCTTGACGAGGAGGACCGGATCGTCGATGCCACGTCCATCGCGCGCACCCGACGCTACATCTCCCAGCGCTTCCCGGGCTTGGCCGATCGTCCAATCAGCGGGATGGCGGTGGGCCAGATCGCGAACACCATCGACACGCACTTCCTGATCGACCGCCACCCCGAGCACGACCGCGTGATCCTGGTGGCCGGCGATTCGGGCCATCTCTTCAAGCATGGGCCCGTGGTCGGTGACTACGTCGCCGGTCTGGCGCTGCGCCGCTACGAGACCGACCCGCGGTTCAGGCTGGGTGCCCGCGGCACCATCGACCCGGCGAGCCGACCCCAGTAA